Proteins from a genomic interval of Polyodon spathula isolate WHYD16114869_AA chromosome 1, ASM1765450v1, whole genome shotgun sequence:
- the fgf2 gene encoding fibroblast growth factor 2 has protein sequence MAAGGITTFPTVPDDGGSSPFSPGSFKEPKRLYCKNGGYFLRINPDGRVDGIREKNDPCIKLQLQAESIGVVSIKGISANRYLAMNEDGRLFGTKCATDECFFFERLESNNYNTYRSQKYPDWYVALKRTGQFKSGSKTGPGQKAILFLPMSVKS, from the exons ATGGCTGCAGGAGGAATCACAACCTTTCCCACAGTACCTGATGATGGAGGCAGTAGTCCCTTCTCTCCGGGAAGCTTTAAGGAGCCCAAAAGACTTTACTGTAAAAATGGAGGATATTTCTTGAGGATAAACCCTGATGGAAGAGTGGATGGAATCAGGGAGAAGAATGACCCTTGCA TAAAGCTGCAACTCCAGGCAGAATCGATTGGAGTGGTTTCAATCAAAGGGATCAGTGCAAACCGTTATCTTGCAATGAATGAAGATGGACGGTTATTTGGTACA aaatgtgCAACAGATGAATGCTTCTTCTTTGAGAGACTAGAGTCCAACAACTACAACACTTACCGCTCTCAGAAATACCCGGACTGGTACGTAGCGTTGAAGCGGACTGGGCAGTTCAAGTCAGGATCAAAAACAGGACCAGGGCAGAAAGCCATTCTTTTTCTTCCAATGTCAGTAAAGAGTTGA